Proteins encoded in a region of the Eschrichtius robustus isolate mEscRob2 chromosome 14, mEscRob2.pri, whole genome shotgun sequence genome:
- the XBP1 gene encoding LOW QUALITY PROTEIN: X-box-binding protein 1 (The sequence of the model RefSeq protein was modified relative to this genomic sequence to represent the inferred CDS: deleted 2 bases in 1 codon), with product MVVVAAAQSPAAGAPKVLLLSGQPATTTAAAAAAGAPAGRALPIMLPGQRGASPEAASGGPPQARKRQRLTHLSPEEKALRRKLKNRVAAQTARDRKKARMSELEQQVVDLEEENQKLLLENQLLREKTHGLVVENQELRQRLGMDALVTEEEAETKGNGARPVAGSAERSTQTTCTSAAGAGPVVTPPEHLPMDSDSVDSSDSESDILLGILFNLDPVMFFRCPSPESTSLEQLPEVDPEGPSSLPTPPSPSLGTSSAKLEAINELIRFDHVYTKPLVLEIPSETESQANVVVKIEEAPSSPSEKDHPEFTVSVKEELVEDDFIPELGISDLLSTSHCLKPSSCLLDAYGDCSYEGSPSPLSDMSSLLGIDHSWEDTFASELFPQLISV from the exons ATGGTGGTGGTGGCAGCCGCGCAGAGCCCGGCCGCCGGGGCACCCAAAGTTCTGCTTCTGTCCGGCCAGCCCGCCAccaccaccgccgccgccgccgccgccggagcCCCGGCAGGCCGGGCTCTGCCGATCATGTTGCCGGGCCAGCGAGGGGCCAGCCCGgaggcggcgagcggggggccgcCCCAGGCGCGCAAACGACAGCGCCTCACGCACCTGAGCCCCGAGGAGAAGGCGCTGCGGAG GAAACTGAAAAACAGAGTAGCAGCTCAGACTGCCAGAGACCGAAAGAAAGCTCGAATGAGTGAGCTGGAGCAACAAGTGGTAGATTTGGAAGAAGAG AACCAAAAACTTTTGCTAGAAAATCAGCTTTTACGAGAGAAAACTCATGGCCTCGTAGTTGAGAACCAGGAATTGAGACAGCGCTTGGGGATGGATGCCCTAGTGACTGAAGAGGAGGCAGAGACCAAA GGGAATGGAGCGAGGCCGGTGGCCGGGTCTGCTGAG CGCAGCACTCAGACTACGTGCACCTCTGCAGCAGGTGCAGGCCCAGTTGTCACCCCTCCAGAACATCTCCCCATGGATTCTGACAGTGTTGACTCTTCAGACTCTGAG tCTGATATCCTGTTGGGCATTTTGTTCAACTTGGACCCAGTTATGTTCTTCAGATGTCCTTCCCCAGAGTCTACCAGCCTGGAGCAGCTCCCAGAAGTCGACCCAGAAGGACCCAGTTCCTTACCCACACCCCCCTCTCCATCCCTGGGGACGTCATCAGCCAAGCTGGAAGCCATTAATGAACTGATTCGTTTTGACCATGTATATACAAAGCCCCTAGTCTTAGAGATACCCTCTGAGACAGAGAGCCAAGCTAATGTGGTAGTGAAAATTGAGGAAGCACCTTCCAGTCCCTCAGAGAAGGATCACCCTGAATTCACTGTCTCAGTGAAGGAAGAACTTGTAGAAGATGACTTCATTCCAGAGCTGGGTATCTCAGATCTGCTTTCAACCAGCCACTGCCTGAAGCCATCTTCCTGCCTACTGGATGCTTATGGTGACTGTAGCTATGAGGGTTCCCCTTCTCCCTTGAGCGACATGTCCTCTCTGCTTGGTATAGACCATTCTTGGGAGGACACTTTTGCCAGTGAACTCTTTCCCCAGCTGATTAGTGTCTAA